A single Mixta calida DNA region contains:
- the dut gene encoding dUTP diphosphatase produces MMKKIDVKILDARVGKDFPLPTYATSGSAGLDLRACLDAPQELASGATTLLPTGLAIHIADPSLAAVILPRSGLGHKHGIVLGNLVGLIDSDYQGQLMVSVWNRSQESFTIQPGERIAQLVFVPVVQAEFNLVEDFDASTRGEGGFGHSGRN; encoded by the coding sequence ATGATGAAAAAAATCGACGTTAAGATTCTTGATGCGCGCGTCGGCAAAGATTTTCCGCTGCCGACGTACGCTACCTCTGGTTCCGCAGGTCTGGATTTACGCGCCTGCCTTGATGCGCCGCAGGAGCTGGCGTCGGGCGCAACGACGCTGCTGCCGACCGGCCTGGCTATTCATATCGCCGACCCTTCGCTGGCCGCGGTGATTTTGCCGCGCTCCGGTCTCGGCCATAAGCACGGCATCGTACTGGGCAATCTGGTTGGCCTGATTGATTCTGATTATCAGGGCCAGCTGATGGTTTCCGTGTGGAATCGCAGTCAGGAGAGTTTTACGATTCAGCCTGGCGAGCGCATCGCCCAACTGGTTTTTGTGCCGGTGGTGCAGGCGGAATTCAACCTGGTTGAGGATTTCGACGCCAGCACGCGCGGCGAAGGCGGTTTCGGTCACTCCGGTCGGAATTAA
- the slmA gene encoding nucleoid occlusion factor SlmA gives MAEKKSAKRNRRDEILQALAQMLESSDGSQRITTAKLAATVGVSEAALYRHFPSKTRMFDSLIEFIEDSLITRINAILKDEKETMTRLRLIVQLILGFGERNPGLTRILTGHALMFEQDRLQGRINQLFERIEAQLRQVMRERKMREGEGFVTDETLLASQLLAFCEGLLSRFVRSEFRYQPTQEFEARWPLLAAQLV, from the coding sequence ATGGCAGAAAAAAAGAGCGCGAAAAGGAATCGTCGCGATGAAATCCTGCAGGCTCTGGCGCAGATGCTGGAATCCAGCGACGGCAGTCAACGCATCACCACCGCCAAGCTGGCCGCCACCGTAGGCGTTTCAGAAGCGGCGCTCTACCGCCATTTTCCCAGCAAAACGCGCATGTTTGACAGCCTAATCGAGTTTATTGAAGACAGCCTTATTACCCGCATCAACGCTATTCTGAAAGATGAAAAAGAGACCATGACGCGCCTGCGGCTGATCGTGCAGCTCATTCTGGGCTTCGGCGAACGCAATCCTGGCCTGACGCGTATTCTGACCGGCCATGCGTTGATGTTTGAGCAGGATCGCTTACAGGGCCGCATTAATCAGCTATTTGAACGTATTGAGGCGCAGCTGAGACAGGTGATGCGCGAAAGAAAAATGCGCGAGGGCGAAGGCTTTGTCACTGATGAAACCCTGCTGGCCAGCCAGCTGCTGGCGTTCTGCGAAGGGTTGCTGTCACGCTTTGTACGTTCCGAGTTCCGCTATCAGCCAACGCAGGAGTTTGAAGCGCGCTGGCCGCTGCTGGCGGCGCAGCTGGTCTAA
- the pyrE gene encoding orotate phosphoribosyltransferase — MKAWQRDFIEFALNKQVLKFGEFTLKSGRKSPYFFNAGLFNTGRDLALLGRFYAQALVDSGVDFDLLFGPAYKGIPIATTTAVALADHHQRDVPYCFNRKEAKDHGEGGLLVGSPLEGRVMLVDDVITAGTAIRESMEIIAANGARLAGVLISLDRQERGRGEISAIQEVERDYQCHVTAIITLSDLIEYLEEKPEMADHLAAVRAYRKNYGI, encoded by the coding sequence ATGAAAGCCTGGCAGCGTGATTTTATTGAGTTTGCTTTAAACAAGCAGGTACTGAAATTTGGCGAATTTACTCTGAAGTCGGGGCGCAAAAGCCCTTATTTCTTCAATGCAGGCCTGTTTAACACCGGGCGCGACCTGGCGTTGCTGGGGCGCTTTTACGCACAGGCGCTGGTTGATTCCGGCGTTGACTTCGATTTGCTGTTCGGCCCGGCGTATAAAGGCATTCCGATCGCCACTACTACCGCCGTTGCGCTTGCTGACCACCACCAGCGCGACGTGCCTTACTGCTTTAACCGTAAGGAAGCGAAGGATCACGGCGAAGGCGGCCTGCTGGTCGGCAGCCCGCTGGAAGGGCGCGTGATGCTGGTCGACGATGTGATTACCGCTGGCACCGCCATCCGTGAATCGATGGAAATTATCGCCGCCAACGGCGCGCGTCTGGCTGGCGTGCTGATTTCACTTGATCGTCAGGAGCGCGGACGCGGCGAGATTTCAGCGATTCAGGAAGTGGAGCGCGATTACCAGTGTCACGTCACTGCGATTATTACGCTAAGCGATCTGATTGAATATCTGGAAGAAAAACCGGAAATGGCTGACCATCTGGCGGCGGTGCGCGCCTACCGTAAAAACTACGGCATCTGA
- the rph gene encoding ribonuclease PH: MRPAGRLTQQVRPVTLTRHYTKHAEGSVLVEFGDTKVLCTATVEEGVPRFLKGQGQGWITAEYGMLPRSTHSRNAREAAKGKQGGRTLEIQRLIARSLRAAVDLKALGEFTITLDCDVLQADGGTRTASITGACVALADALNALVAAGKLAKNPMKGMVAAISVGIVNGEAVCDLEYVEDSAAETDMNVVMLEDGRMIEVQGTAEGEPFSHEELLTLLALARGGIDTLIQAQKAALNN, translated from the coding sequence ATGCGTCCAGCAGGCCGTCTCACACAGCAGGTGCGTCCCGTCACCCTGACCCGTCACTACACCAAACATGCAGAAGGTTCTGTCCTGGTTGAATTCGGCGATACCAAAGTGCTTTGCACCGCCACCGTAGAAGAGGGCGTGCCGCGCTTCCTGAAAGGTCAGGGACAGGGCTGGATTACCGCCGAATATGGCATGCTGCCGCGCTCTACTCACAGCCGCAACGCGCGTGAAGCCGCAAAAGGCAAGCAGGGCGGCCGCACGCTGGAAATCCAGCGCCTGATCGCACGTTCGCTGCGCGCGGCGGTTGACCTGAAGGCGCTGGGCGAATTCACCATTACGCTGGATTGCGATGTATTACAGGCCGATGGCGGCACCCGTACCGCTTCGATTACCGGCGCGTGCGTGGCGCTGGCGGATGCGCTTAATGCGCTGGTCGCAGCAGGCAAGCTGGCTAAAAATCCGATGAAGGGCATGGTCGCGGCGATTTCCGTCGGCATCGTTAACGGCGAAGCGGTATGCGATCTGGAATATGTAGAAGATTCCGCTGCCGAAACGGATATGAATGTGGTGATGCTGGAGGATGGCCGCATGATCGAAGTGCAGGGCACCGCAGAAGGCGAGCCGTTCAGCCACGAAGAACTGTTAACGCTGCTGGCGTTGGCGCGAGGCGGCATTGATACCCTGATCCAGGCGCAGAAAGCGGCGCTGAACAACTGA
- a CDS encoding ABC transporter permease gives MLKKIRVNFSLLRWLGVVIKEIHELRRDRISIAMVVVTPLLQLTILGYAVNMDARNIPAALINYDTERLSQVFVSAAQNTGYFSMMPVASEKEARSAFVRGEVIFIVTIPQGFTQKMLRGEKPQILLQGDAIDPLTIGNALSAITQASKTLFQHALPPALRSEISADDFELVIHRMFNPEGITQYNTIPGIIGSILSTTLILMTALAITRERESGAIENLLISPLTSLEVITGKIIPYVLIGIFQSVLILLCAVFLFHIPLLGNVFLLFSVLMVYVFLCLSIGITISSVAQNQLQALQMSSFYFIPSVMLSGFISPFISMPVWAQWLGSCLPLTYFIRLIKGIMLKGYTFAELLPDLLPLGGLAVIVMTVALASYRKTLD, from the coding sequence ATGCTAAAGAAAATACGCGTTAACTTTTCCCTGTTACGCTGGCTTGGCGTAGTGATAAAAGAAATTCACGAACTGCGTCGGGACAGGATCAGCATCGCTATGGTGGTGGTAACGCCGCTGCTGCAGCTCACCATACTTGGCTATGCCGTCAATATGGATGCGCGCAATATTCCTGCCGCGCTGATTAACTACGATACCGAGCGTTTAAGTCAGGTTTTTGTCTCGGCAGCGCAAAATACCGGCTACTTTTCAATGATGCCTGTGGCTTCGGAAAAAGAGGCGCGGTCCGCGTTTGTACGCGGCGAAGTCATTTTTATCGTGACCATTCCGCAAGGGTTTACGCAAAAAATGTTGCGCGGCGAAAAGCCGCAGATCCTGCTACAAGGCGATGCTATCGATCCCTTAACCATAGGCAACGCGCTGAGCGCCATTACACAGGCGTCAAAAACCCTGTTTCAGCATGCGCTGCCGCCAGCGCTGCGCAGCGAGATAAGCGCGGACGATTTTGAGTTGGTGATCCATCGTATGTTTAATCCCGAGGGGATTACGCAGTACAATACCATACCGGGTATTATCGGCTCGATACTCAGCACCACATTGATCCTTATGACCGCGCTTGCCATTACCCGGGAGCGGGAAAGCGGCGCGATAGAAAATCTGCTGATTTCCCCGCTGACCAGTCTGGAAGTGATTACCGGCAAGATTATTCCCTATGTATTAATCGGCATTTTTCAGTCTGTCCTGATCCTGCTTTGCGCAGTGTTTCTGTTTCACATCCCGTTATTGGGCAACGTTTTTCTGCTTTTTAGCGTGCTGATGGTTTACGTTTTTCTCTGCTTATCAATTGGCATCACTATTTCAAGCGTGGCGCAGAATCAGCTGCAGGCGCTGCAAATGTCTTCTTTCTATTTTATTCCTTCCGTCATGCTTTCCGGTTTTATCAGCCCGTTTATCAGCATGCCCGTCTGGGCCCAGTGGTTGGGCTCCTGCCTGCCGCTAACCTACTTTATCCGTCTGATTAAAGGCATTATGCTGAAAGGCTATACGTTTGCGGAGCTGTTGCCCGATCTGCTGCCGCTGGGCGGCCTGGCGGTAATAGTGATGACGGTGGCGCTCGCTTCCTACCGTAAAACGCTGGACTAA
- a CDS encoding ABC transporter ATP-binding protein produces the protein MNENCIEVCKLNKRFGENHVVKDFSLTVRKGEIYGFLGPNGSGKTTSIRMMCGLITPDSGSGHCLNMDIFTQREKIKKHIGYMTQHFSMWGSLSIRENLLFIARIYNLDRYRQRVDRTLAELGLISRQHQLAKFLSGGWKQRMALAACMLHQPSLLFLDEPTAGVDPKARREFWQVLHQLSDQGISILVSTHYMDEAERCHRVAYLSYGNLLASGSVRSIIEAQQLITFKISGSRLTALESELLNLPGIEQTVIFGNSLFVTSNDESLLSAIVSKHVPSDYHVCRVETNLEDAFTWLMKNNAKENTR, from the coding sequence ATGAATGAAAACTGTATCGAAGTCTGTAAGCTCAATAAACGCTTCGGCGAAAACCATGTCGTAAAAGACTTTTCTCTTACTGTGAGAAAAGGGGAGATTTACGGTTTTCTTGGACCGAACGGCAGCGGAAAAACGACGTCGATTCGTATGATGTGCGGTTTAATTACGCCCGACTCCGGCAGCGGCCACTGCCTGAATATGGATATCTTTACGCAGCGCGAAAAGATTAAAAAACATATAGGCTATATGACGCAGCATTTTTCAATGTGGGGCAGCCTCTCCATCCGCGAAAACCTGTTGTTTATCGCACGTATTTATAACCTGGACCGATATCGACAGCGCGTTGACCGCACCCTGGCAGAGCTGGGCCTGATCTCCCGTCAGCATCAGCTGGCGAAGTTTCTTTCCGGCGGATGGAAACAGCGTATGGCGCTGGCGGCCTGTATGCTGCATCAACCTTCCCTGCTTTTTCTGGATGAGCCGACCGCCGGCGTTGACCCTAAAGCGCGTCGTGAGTTTTGGCAGGTACTGCACCAGCTGTCTGATCAGGGCATATCGATTCTGGTCAGTACCCACTATATGGATGAGGCTGAGCGCTGCCACCGGGTCGCCTACCTCTCTTACGGCAACCTGCTGGCCAGCGGAAGCGTGCGGTCGATTATCGAGGCGCAGCAGCTTATCACCTTCAAAATAAGCGGCAGCAGGCTGACTGCGTTGGAAAGTGAGCTGTTGAATCTTCCCGGTATTGAACAGACGGTAATATTCGGCAATAGCCTGTTTGTTACCTCAAATGACGAAAGCCTGTTAAGCGCTATCGTCTCGAAGCATGTTCCTTCCGACTATCACGTTTGCAGAGTTGAAACCAACCTGGAAGACGCCTTTACCTGGCTGATGAAAAACAATGCTAAAGAAAATACGCGTTAA
- a CDS encoding HlyD family secretion protein, whose product MGLSGCDGSGSFTLPGYTYGEFTYLSRPFTDKVEQLFVAKGESVKKGQKLAQMETFLAENALRVAEENVQAERALLRNLQRGERPEGIEMIEAQLERAKSAASVAKSQLDRKKRLYSEKMISVAEWEATKGEYAQKNAQVKELQHQLALKRLPARQAEITHQRSRVQAATLQRDKAAWELQQRLLTAPLDGVVYDILYQPGEMPAASKPIISLLAPENIKVRFYVPQKRLGEIRHGTRVNIICDGCKRALSGHVRYISPQAEFSPPVIYSTRRREKLLFMAEAVPVKADAPFLKTGQPVNVELVADE is encoded by the coding sequence ATGGGCCTCTCAGGCTGTGACGGCTCCGGCTCTTTTACGCTGCCAGGCTATACCTACGGAGAATTTACCTATCTGTCGCGGCCTTTTACGGACAAAGTCGAACAGTTGTTTGTCGCTAAAGGTGAGTCTGTAAAAAAGGGGCAAAAGCTGGCGCAGATGGAGACTTTTTTAGCGGAGAACGCGCTACGGGTCGCTGAGGAGAATGTTCAGGCGGAGCGGGCGCTGCTGCGAAATTTACAAAGGGGAGAGCGGCCTGAGGGCATTGAGATGATCGAGGCGCAGCTTGAACGGGCAAAATCGGCCGCCAGCGTGGCGAAAAGTCAGCTTGACAGGAAAAAGCGCCTGTATAGCGAAAAAATGATTTCAGTTGCGGAGTGGGAGGCTACGAAAGGGGAGTATGCGCAGAAAAATGCGCAGGTAAAAGAGCTACAGCATCAGCTGGCGTTGAAAAGGCTGCCAGCGCGACAGGCGGAAATTACTCATCAACGTTCCCGTGTTCAGGCGGCAACGCTTCAGCGTGATAAAGCCGCCTGGGAGCTGCAGCAAAGGCTATTGACGGCGCCGCTGGACGGCGTGGTGTATGACATTTTATATCAGCCCGGCGAAATGCCTGCGGCCAGCAAGCCGATTATCAGCCTGCTTGCGCCGGAGAATATCAAAGTACGTTTTTACGTGCCGCAAAAACGGCTGGGTGAGATCCGCCACGGAACCCGGGTTAACATAATCTGTGACGGCTGCAAACGCGCGCTTTCCGGTCACGTTCGCTATATCAGCCCGCAGGCAGAGTTTTCTCCGCCGGTGATCTACAGCACCCGGCGACGGGAAAAGCTGCTGTTTATGGCGGAGGCGGTACCGGTAAAAGCGGATGCGCCCTTCCTTAAAACAGGACAGCCCGTTAACGTTGAGCTCGTTGCTGATGAATGA
- a CDS encoding lysophospholipid acyltransferase family protein, protein MDVVNKLLVEFFPDKKIPGWQKSLFRWAIGKDKIDAYTDRVSDKQGIDWIENFTEILAFRFNVHCDDYDNIPAQGPTILFSNHPTVIDGIALISSVAKVRKDIKVVANHVIPLLLPQIEALTIGIRNMQGKIAVSQYKEMSKHLESGGVLIIFPAGKLAGINPVGLKEFPWHPGFLQLAKKTHATLVPVYIRGFNSLRYYLTAIVWRPLSNLMILRECLRHRGGKLHIKIGRQIDLARIDCEKKQLAVVAASFQQHVQQMATDKPPVLPLAAPLAPPENRSLLNAALSQCERLKQLADGKSVLLYRYHGEGYSPVLRELGRLREISFRAIGAGTGKKYDNDRYDDDYYHIILWDPARLEIAGAYRFVFAGEQIGRHGLEGLYSHSLFRYQPEALAVISQSIEIGRGFIQKQYQKTHALDELWKGIFHVALRHKAYKYLIGVLTIPRSYSPYVQKLMVGFYQAYLSSDEILCAPEKRYGVNKNEILHFFSGDNFQQDWCRLNHLLRDKGYELPWPYKQAVKWYSEGGSKIIAFVEDSTFNSIAGLNFCEINKLNKMYCRRYLPQKILPVEQI, encoded by the coding sequence ATGGATGTTGTTAATAAGTTGTTAGTAGAGTTCTTTCCGGATAAGAAAATACCTGGATGGCAGAAAAGCTTATTCAGGTGGGCAATAGGAAAAGATAAGATTGATGCTTATACGGATAGGGTATCAGACAAGCAGGGTATTGATTGGATTGAAAATTTTACAGAAATACTTGCGTTTCGCTTCAATGTCCACTGCGACGACTATGACAATATACCGGCGCAGGGTCCGACTATTCTCTTCTCAAATCATCCTACCGTTATTGACGGCATCGCCTTGATTTCGTCAGTGGCAAAAGTCAGGAAAGATATCAAGGTAGTGGCTAATCATGTTATTCCATTATTGTTGCCTCAAATTGAAGCGCTGACTATCGGCATCAGAAATATGCAAGGGAAAATAGCGGTAAGTCAGTATAAAGAGATGAGCAAGCATCTGGAAAGCGGCGGCGTGCTGATTATTTTTCCGGCGGGAAAGCTGGCTGGCATCAATCCTGTCGGGTTAAAAGAGTTTCCCTGGCATCCTGGATTTCTGCAATTAGCTAAAAAAACGCATGCTACTCTGGTGCCGGTATATATCAGAGGATTTAACAGCTTACGTTATTATCTCACCGCCATTGTCTGGCGTCCTCTCTCTAATCTGATGATACTGCGCGAATGTCTTCGGCATCGTGGGGGAAAGCTGCACATTAAAATTGGTCGGCAGATTGACCTCGCCAGAATCGACTGTGAAAAAAAACAGTTAGCCGTTGTTGCCGCATCTTTTCAGCAGCATGTACAGCAAATGGCAACAGATAAGCCGCCTGTATTACCACTCGCCGCGCCGCTGGCACCGCCGGAAAACCGCAGCTTGTTGAATGCCGCGCTAAGCCAGTGCGAACGATTAAAGCAACTTGCTGACGGGAAAAGCGTGCTGCTTTATCGCTATCATGGCGAAGGTTATTCGCCGGTGCTGCGTGAGCTTGGCCGCCTGCGAGAGATATCTTTTCGGGCGATAGGCGCAGGAACGGGCAAGAAATATGATAACGACCGCTACGATGATGATTATTACCACATTATTTTATGGGATCCCGCCCGGCTTGAAATTGCCGGCGCCTATCGATTTGTCTTTGCTGGCGAACAAATTGGCAGGCATGGCCTGGAAGGGCTTTACAGCCATAGCCTGTTCCGTTATCAACCTGAGGCGCTGGCCGTTATCAGCCAAAGTATTGAGATTGGACGCGGATTTATACAAAAACAGTATCAAAAAACCCATGCGCTGGACGAACTCTGGAAGGGAATTTTTCACGTTGCGCTAAGGCATAAGGCTTACAAATACCTTATTGGCGTTTTAACCATTCCCCGAAGTTATTCACCCTACGTGCAAAAGCTGATGGTTGGGTTTTATCAGGCCTACCTCTCCTCAGATGAAATCTTATGCGCGCCCGAGAAAAGATATGGGGTAAATAAGAACGAGATTCTGCATTTTTTTAGCGGCGATAATTTTCAGCAAGACTGGTGCAGGCTGAACCACCTGCTGCGTGATAAGGGTTATGAACTGCCGTGGCCCTATAAGCAGGCGGTTAAATGGTACAGCGAAGGCGGGTCTAAAATAATAGCCTTCGTTGAAGATAGCACGTTTAATTCCATTGCCGGCCTGAATTTTTGCGAAATCAATAAGCTAAATAAAATGTACTGTCGGCGTTATTTACCCCAAAAGATACTGCCTGTGGAGCAGATATAG